The Quercus robur chromosome 3, dhQueRobu3.1, whole genome shotgun sequence DNA segment CACTTGGATCATTAATGGGCTGTGTTTTTTGGTGTTGGGCCTTGCCCTTATACCGTGACTCACTTTTTTTGCTATTGAAAATTCATTGGGCCTATTGGACCACAAGTCCAGTAAGAAGCTAGATTCTGGCTGCGTTTGCATCTACCAGTCCATTAGAAAGAACTATTTGGTAtgctttattttaatataaatatttaaattatttatatatattctatttatatattttttaatattctctTGTGATACACTTAAACAATTGCTTTCTCTCCGTTTTAGAATTCTCACAAGTACTTATATGGTTGTATGGACCAGATTTGAATCCCTAACCCAACAGATAGATGGACTGAGGCCCAAAAAgctcaaaacaatgaatttgtagagaatgagttggaaaactgggttcTAATGAATCAGACAAACACAAAAGTAGATTTAGATGACAAGATGTAAATGGACAGGTCTATAATGAAGAAAATCATCTTCAGCAAAGTCCGAGGAGATccgttcttatatatttctttcagaTTTGATTATAAAGTCAATTTTTGATGCTACagttattttatcttttttttcttgatccCCTAGTCTTATTGCCTCCTTCTTTTATACTGTCTCTCAttttcatctccaccttccacgtGTATGTTAGACGGTtggtgttgatacttgtcccattagcatTCCCCATAAGTCCTCATGTAGTAGCTGTAAGACTGAAATCCACTGTTCAAGCATCAcatccacattaatgcggccagagagtcagctgcagtgcatttaatgcagagATAGCAGCTTTCGACTTCTCCCTGTTTGATGTCACTGCAATACATATCCGTACCAATGGAACTTCTTGGAACGTTACCTAGGACAACAAACAACCCCTTCGGACCTCAACATTGGTTAGCCAAGGATGTGCTTATCCTCGGCCCACCCCTTGAGTTGTTATGACCAAGACTAATCTCTTTACTTACTAATGTAGTCTCTCCTGACAAAGATATCTCTTCCTTGGACAAACCCTCGTCCTCGGATTGGGGCACAGACccaatatataaatagataacGAATTTCTGGGCCCAATATCCTTACAATGGTTATTCTATTTCTCTTTCATCTCAACCTTATTAATGTCGAAATCAACTcattaaaaatgaccaaatacctCAAACCTGCCACGTCTTAcacctataatatatatatatatatatattttaaattttacaattaattgACTAACATATTGTGAGATATCTTCTCCATTTAAAAGGTAGGTAACCATAAAAATAGATTCCATGAGATGAGGGATTGGGAAAAGCCTGCCAGTTGGAAtttttaaagatgaaaattgAAGCTATGCATTAGCTTTTGATCtctttcaagaaattttttagCCCATGCGCATGCAGTGAAGCTATTTAGAGGATGAGTTGGACGGTGCACGAACCGCACTGCCTCCATCACCAAAACCGTCATGAACACCTTCCACCAATCTAACTCTGGAAAttgccaataaaaaataaaataaagataggACCTAacccaagaaagagaaaagcaaTTAATCAATTGTGGATTATGATGACCATGAGACTAGCATGTCAGAACACCCACTCAAATGGGATCTAGCTCCTTTCTTTTAGCTAATAAAAGGAATATTCAGATGGTCAATGCTTCCTTTGTCTTTCTCTGTTCTTAACTAATCTTTAAATACTTTTTGGCTATAACGCCAGATGCTAGTCTAATGTGCTTAAAGCAACCTTAGAGATTATATGGACgagaagttttaaaatttaatgtgTTTTTCAGTCTAATGGAAAtggaaatctctctctctctctcttaaaaaaaaatgcaccaCACATGACACATCACATATTCAACCACTttataagtaatttttattttattttattttatagagaaACCACTTTATAAGtcataaaaaagtaaaattgggCATGAATTGATCTGTCAAAATGAAGACAAAGTCATGCTATGTAGACCGTTAGACAATTTCAGTGCATAATTTTACATAATTTATCTTGTTCAAGTAATGAAccaaatttcatttcattttacataTTCACTTCAAGatttagtaaaaatattttcctttgttcttctttagaggtcataaaaaattaaaaataatgatttgcCTTTTTCCATAAACTATAGAAAAAAGTCTCAATGAAATACAATCGCGTgacttagtgtgtgtttgggtgaaaatgaaaaatgaaaatatttcactatttagtttatttttgttactattcatgggctccattgcactttttgacaCTATTTATGGACCCCACTGTACTCTTTTAACTaacatttacctttatttacagtactttatgtaataatttttcagttttagcaaaataagcgatattcAAACACACCCTTACTAAGCttatttaaaaagagaaatattacaatttatgaaatttatgtCCATAATAAATCACAatctttgctttatttttataCTACTAGTAGACATTATGTAGGAAAtatgtttattattataatattatttttagagataatttcaACGTTCGCCcataatgataattttttattattattcattagacaccaataaattttttggtgtaagagagtgtatttttttattgatactAAAAAGATTCATATTAGTAGCGAGATCatgtaaaaatgatattatttcaataacaaattataattttaataattatggaaaaaattatGAACATTGATGTTGAATTCCTTAATTACATTACTGGTGAAGGCgtattatttatgtaagctgggtCTCATAATATGCAGGTCCATTTCAAATTCCTGGCTATAGGTAGGTTTAGGTCTCTCCACTTACCTATTCTGagctttttttattctttttgagtaaaaaaaaaaaaaaaaaaaaaaaatccatagatgagaatataattttattctttcattAACCAATCGCGCGAATTACATTGCACTAGACCATCACCTTCTCACAGTTAAAATATTGCAGAAGGGAAGcaaacaacttaaaaataagaagaagatgaagaagaagaagctacaTTATAACAACCTAAACAAATTTTAATCAACACACATTATCATGTGATCTTGCTATTCTGTTGACAGAACCACCACTATTCCTTAAGCAATAATCTATGCTTGAAGGGACCAATGGAGCACTTGATTTCCCATAAGAGTTTAAACACAGACCCTGTTGAAAGCCTCGATAGCGTGGCGAGGGCTTCAACTGAATATCAATTAGATCAATGCCAGTGCAGGGAATGTCATTGCTACATGCGAGATGAATTGGTTGCACTGAATAAGTCCCAACTATCTGGTCATACTTAACACCAGTTATTGCCACAGCTCCTGTTTGGTTCTTGCAGAAATTCTTGTCACAATAGAACTGGTCTATGATTATTGGTACCTTAACATCAGAAACTTGAACATTGGTAAATGATACGTTTTTGACAGATCCAATGCCCCCCTGATCATAGGaatcaaaaaatgaaattaatgttagaaaataaataaaattccttCATAATCTAAACAATTAGTCAATACTtttcataagaaaattttataccTGCCATGTCTTGATCCTTACTCCTGATAGAGTGTTTTGAATTGAGATATTCTCCACAACTACATTGGAGACACAGGCAACACTTTTGTCCTTCCCTAGTCCCCCTAAACTGcaattgtggggaaaaaaaaacagatgACAAGAAAGATTCATgagtatataaatattaaattaagggtaaattttacattttttagtgAGAATTGCAAACATtagatacaatcaaatttgtagctaaacttgtatataaaaaacatgatgtttaagtaatttttttttaccatgctATCTTCCTATTTTGTTTAGTAATATAAAAggtgtttcttttttctagaATGAATATAAAAGgtgatatatataatatatattgattaccTTATACCATGTCCAGGGCCACAGTTAATATGATGAACATGGACATTGGAGCAACCAGTTTGTATGGATACACAATCATCCCCTGTCAAAAGAGAGCCCAGAATTAATTAGAATACTAATCTGAATGTTAATTAACAGTGTAATAGTATGGGCATCATAAATtacttaatagttaatactGAGCCCATAGAATTGCAAAAGCAAAAGTTAGTTGTGCCAGTACCTTTTGTTCCCTGCTTATTTCAAAAGTTAGTTTGGTGACAGTTAACCGTTTAAAAGAACCCTTCAACCAATCATTCTTACTAAGACAGTTTACTTTGAAGTTCGTATGCTTCTTAAATTGGTATATGGGTGTGActcaagaattaaaaaataataataaaaaaaggcatATTCTGTTCTCCAATTCTAAAAAGCCTAAGAGCAAGACATATTTAATTAAGTCTTAGTGCAAATTTTAGATAAAGTTGTTTACTTTATGTTCGTCAGGTATGTACTATGTAATGGGTCTTTTTTAGTATATGACATCATGGGAACCTGactaatttcataattaaacATTGCCTTGTGTATAAAGTGCAACCGTTAGTTAAGTACAGAATTTGGGGCACCATGCCTTTTAGTCTTCCTATATTTTATGggggaaataaaaaaatggaaataatttctaattataACCAGTGGTTCTTACCACATCCAATACTAGAATGCTGAATTTCTACGTCTTGGGTGTTTTGTAGGTGAATCCCATCAGTGTTTAGGCTATCTTCTGGCGAAGAAATTGTAATATTGTTAACTTTGACACCCTTAGAGCTGTCGAACTTTAGGTGGCACTGTGGACTGTTT contains these protein-coding regions:
- the LOC126718441 gene encoding polygalacturonase At1g48100 → MKKYKSLSLLLFLFFMVTLFSKISVEARNNHTRNSKTHKHQKDKSGNGNTHFPSPAPAPLPHRGSNPNPSSSFDLFSFGAKGDGISDDSKALLAAWKAACKFPGATVEIPSGFNFLIKPITLQGPCMPHLALQIDGTLLAPPEIGSWPKSSLFQWINFKWVQNFTIQGTGTVDGQGSNWWTTSQILYTQKKSNNIPDLRPTALRFYSSYDVTVSDIKIINSPQCHLKFDSSKGVKVNNITISSPEDSLNTDGIHLQNTQDVEIQHSSIGCGDDCVSIQTGCSNVHVHHINCGPGHGISLGGLGKDKSVACVSNVVVENISIQNTLSGVRIKTWQGGIGSVKNVSFTNVQVSDVKVPIIIDQFYCDKNFCKNQTGAVAITGVKYDQIVGTYSVQPIHLACSNDIPCTGIDLIDIQLKPSPRYRGFQQGLCLNSYGKSSAPLVPSSIDYCLRNSGGSVNRIARSHDNVC